Proteins from a genomic interval of Thermovirga sp.:
- a CDS encoding LUD domain-containing protein — protein sequence MNSAQEKNLEVRRIYNEHLGSSVVKALEANGFKAGYAPTSEEAVKKVLELVPEGSVVGVPGSSTIRELGLFETLQARGCKIFEHWDPSLAPEDKSQRLEDEITSDIFLSSSNGVTLNGKLVNIDGTGNRVAAMAWARNRIIFVVGINKVSRDVEAALQRIRDVATPLNAISKG from the coding sequence ATGAACTCGGCCCAGGAGAAGAACCTCGAGGTAAGAAGGATCTACAATGAGCATCTCGGCAGCAGCGTGGTGAAGGCCCTGGAGGCCAACGGGTTCAAGGCGGGTTATGCGCCGACCTCCGAAGAAGCCGTCAAAAAGGTGCTGGAACTTGTTCCCGAGGGGTCGGTCGTAGGGGTCCCCGGGTCATCCACCATCCGCGAGTTGGGGTTGTTCGAGACTCTCCAGGCAAGGGGATGCAAGATATTCGAACATTGGGATCCGTCGCTGGCGCCGGAAGACAAGTCCCAGAGGCTGGAGGATGAGATCACCAGTGACATCTTCCTCTCCAGCTCCAACGGCGTCACCCTGAACGGGAAACTGGTGAACATCGACGGAACGGGCAACCGCGTGGCTGCCATGGCCTGGGCGAGGAACCGGATAATATTCGTGGTAGGCATCAACAAGGTCAGCCGCGATGTCGAAGCCGCCCTGCAAAGGATCAGGGACGTGGCCACGCCGCTCAACGCGATCAGCAAGGGT